Proteins from a genomic interval of Oncorhynchus nerka isolate Pitt River linkage group LG13, Oner_Uvic_2.0, whole genome shotgun sequence:
- the ciz1b gene encoding cdkn1a interacting zinc finger protein 1b isoform X3 yields MFGHQQRLQQQQRIWQLPQHLQQRQQLQTTQLMPSQLPHQHQMNRPPPPSMIYLCPVPRASLLATNPMLQGALLMQQPMRGNMRGLAMGSGLPFTSFLSEGTRQSLLGPAPIPQVGLFASGPNHSLTHFLNKDIRVRKRKKEQTGSAGGQLSSSSAEGLGERDDRTPNTEMQEAESAGQFFAKQQEPEMKKQKMNLSEEPVNIKIGQEAVQKSDNEMSTDVPQPVDISALEYRGGSTSIQVAEECCKESVTAEVGTSLKVTIQQSSESRAFSTGLEELAAATATGTPCGVGGQGEDSDRGAATDSHYCYICSNPYHNQQNFQNHMNGLEHQQRMMEIQQVSNACLVNLLPRVGDFVQGTHKAGGKKPARVQRWCATCQTHFTGDLLEHRRTKEHKLSKQSSRPFCTVCNRQFRTPRKFVEHMKSREHKRKVLQEEGEPEVIEELITVDAVGCFEGEDDFEEETHEDEDSRGSQPGQRAVPQEHVGGYEAFDSETQYGSSFVVPVAGFLCRLCHKFFYFKSTARHFHCKSLIHFQNLQKYKALKNQELRCGGHREDEDMQPNSGGLP; encoded by the exons ACCACCTCCACCTAGCATGATCTACCTCTGCCCAGTTCCCCGGGCCTCTCTCCTTGCCACCAACCCCATGCTGCAAGGGGCACTGCTCATGCAACAACCGATGCGAG gtaacatgCGAGGCTTGGCCATGGGTAGTGGGCTACCCTTTACTTCATTTTTGTCTGAGGGGACAAGGCAATCTCTCCTTGGACCGGCTCCTATTCCCCAAGTGGGATTGTTCGCATCAGGACCCAATCATTCCCTTACACACTTTTTAAACAAG GACATTCGTGttaggaagaggaagaaggaacAGACAGGAAGTGCTGGGGGCCAGCTGAGCTCCAGCAGTGCAGAGGGGCTAGGGGAGAGGGATGATAGGACTCCCAATACAG AGATGCAGGAAGCGGAATCAGCTGGACAATTCTTTGCAAAGCAACAGGAGCCTGAGATGAAGAAGCAGAAGATGAATTT GTCAGAAGAGCCTGTGAATATAAAAATTGGACAAGAGGCAGTCCAGAAGTCTGATAATGAAATGTCAACAGATGTACCTCAGCCTGTAG ATATCTCTGCTCTCGAGTACAGAGGAGGAAGCACTTCCATTCAAGTGGCGGAGGAATGTTGCAAAGAAAGTGTAACAGCTGAAGTAG GCACATCCCTGAAAGTCACCATCCAGCAGAGCAGCGAGAGCCGGGCGTTCAGCACAGGCCTAGAGGAGTTGGCTGCAGCAACAGCCACGGGGACCCCCTGTGGTGTAGGGGGACAGGGTGAGGACAGTGACAGAGGAGCTGCGACTGACAGCCACTACTGCTACATCTGCAGCAACCCCTACCACAACCAGCAG AATTTCCAGAACCATATGAACGGATTGGAACATCAACAGCGTATGATGGAGATTCAGCAAGTGAGCAATGCCTGTCTGGTCAATCTATTACCACGGGTCGGCGACTTTGTACAGGGTACACACAAAGCCGG GGGCAAAAAGCCAGCAAGGGTGCAGCGCTGGTGTGCAACCTGCCAAACACACTTTACCGGCGACCTCCTCGAGCACCGGAGGACAAAGGAGCACAAG CTATCAAAGCAGTCCTCACGTCCCTTCTGCACCGTCTGCAATCGCCAGTTCAGGACGCCACGGAAGTTTGTGGAGCACATGAAGTCCCGAGAACACAAGCGGAAGGTG CTCCAGGAGGAAGGAGAGCCAGAGGTCATTGAAGAACTCATCACTGTGGATGCAGTGGGATGTTTCGAGGGAGAAGATGACTTTGAGGAGGAGACCCACGAGGATGAGGATAGCAGG GGATCGCAGCCCGGTCAAAGAGCAGTCCCACAAGAGCATGTGGGGGGCTATGAAGCGTTTGATTCTGAAACACAATACG GTTCAAGCTTTGTTGTCCCAGTGGCTGGTTTTCTCTGCAGACTGTGCCATAAGTTCTTCTATTTCAAGTCCACGGCCAGGCACTTTCACTGCAAGTCCCTCATACACTTCCAGAACTTACAG AAGTACAAAGCCTTGAAGAATCAAGAGCTCCGCTGCGGAGGACACCGAGAAGACGAGGACATGCAGCCGAACAGTGGGGGACTCCCCTGA
- the ciz1b gene encoding cdkn1a interacting zinc finger protein 1b isoform X1 produces MFGHQQRLQQQQRIWQLPQHLQQRQQLQTTQLMPSQLPHQHQMNRPPPPSMIYLCPVPRASLLATNPMLQGALLMQQPMRGNMRGLAMGSGLPFTSFLSEGTRQSLLGPAPIPQVGLFASGPNHSLTHFLNKDIRVRKRKKEQTGSAGGQLSSSSAEGLGERDDRTPNTEMQEAESAGQFFAKQQEPEMKKQKMNLSEEPVNIKIGQEAVQKSDNEMSTDVPQPVDISALEYRGGSTSIQVAEECCKESVTAEHVLGVGTSLKVTIQQSSESRAFSTGLEELAAATATGTPCGVGGQGEDSDRGAATDSHYCYICSNPYHNQQNFQNHMNGLEHQQRMMEIQQVSNACLVNLLPRVGDFVQGTHKAGGKKPARVQRWCATCQTHFTGDLLEHRRTKEHKLSKQSSRPFCTVCNRQFRTPRKFVEHMKSREHKRKVLQEEGEPEVIEELITVDAVGCFEGEDDFEEETHEDEDSRGSQPGQRAVPQEHVGGYEAFDSETQYGSSFVVPVAGFLCRLCHKFFYFKSTARHFHCKSLIHFQNLQKYKALKNQELRCGGHREDEDMQPNSGGLP; encoded by the exons ACCACCTCCACCTAGCATGATCTACCTCTGCCCAGTTCCCCGGGCCTCTCTCCTTGCCACCAACCCCATGCTGCAAGGGGCACTGCTCATGCAACAACCGATGCGAG gtaacatgCGAGGCTTGGCCATGGGTAGTGGGCTACCCTTTACTTCATTTTTGTCTGAGGGGACAAGGCAATCTCTCCTTGGACCGGCTCCTATTCCCCAAGTGGGATTGTTCGCATCAGGACCCAATCATTCCCTTACACACTTTTTAAACAAG GACATTCGTGttaggaagaggaagaaggaacAGACAGGAAGTGCTGGGGGCCAGCTGAGCTCCAGCAGTGCAGAGGGGCTAGGGGAGAGGGATGATAGGACTCCCAATACAG AGATGCAGGAAGCGGAATCAGCTGGACAATTCTTTGCAAAGCAACAGGAGCCTGAGATGAAGAAGCAGAAGATGAATTT GTCAGAAGAGCCTGTGAATATAAAAATTGGACAAGAGGCAGTCCAGAAGTCTGATAATGAAATGTCAACAGATGTACCTCAGCCTGTAG ATATCTCTGCTCTCGAGTACAGAGGAGGAAGCACTTCCATTCAAGTGGCGGAGGAATGTTGCAAAGAAAGTGTAACAGCTGAA CATGTTCTGGGGGTAGGCACATCCCTGAAAGTCACCATCCAGCAGAGCAGCGAGAGCCGGGCGTTCAGCACAGGCCTAGAGGAGTTGGCTGCAGCAACAGCCACGGGGACCCCCTGTGGTGTAGGGGGACAGGGTGAGGACAGTGACAGAGGAGCTGCGACTGACAGCCACTACTGCTACATCTGCAGCAACCCCTACCACAACCAGCAG AATTTCCAGAACCATATGAACGGATTGGAACATCAACAGCGTATGATGGAGATTCAGCAAGTGAGCAATGCCTGTCTGGTCAATCTATTACCACGGGTCGGCGACTTTGTACAGGGTACACACAAAGCCGG GGGCAAAAAGCCAGCAAGGGTGCAGCGCTGGTGTGCAACCTGCCAAACACACTTTACCGGCGACCTCCTCGAGCACCGGAGGACAAAGGAGCACAAG CTATCAAAGCAGTCCTCACGTCCCTTCTGCACCGTCTGCAATCGCCAGTTCAGGACGCCACGGAAGTTTGTGGAGCACATGAAGTCCCGAGAACACAAGCGGAAGGTG CTCCAGGAGGAAGGAGAGCCAGAGGTCATTGAAGAACTCATCACTGTGGATGCAGTGGGATGTTTCGAGGGAGAAGATGACTTTGAGGAGGAGACCCACGAGGATGAGGATAGCAGG GGATCGCAGCCCGGTCAAAGAGCAGTCCCACAAGAGCATGTGGGGGGCTATGAAGCGTTTGATTCTGAAACACAATACG GTTCAAGCTTTGTTGTCCCAGTGGCTGGTTTTCTCTGCAGACTGTGCCATAAGTTCTTCTATTTCAAGTCCACGGCCAGGCACTTTCACTGCAAGTCCCTCATACACTTCCAGAACTTACAG AAGTACAAAGCCTTGAAGAATCAAGAGCTCCGCTGCGGAGGACACCGAGAAGACGAGGACATGCAGCCGAACAGTGGGGGACTCCCCTGA
- the ciz1b gene encoding cdkn1a interacting zinc finger protein 1b isoform X2, with protein sequence MFGHQQRLQQQQRIWQLPQHLQQRQQLQTTQLMPSQLPHQHQMNRPPPPSMIYLCPVPRASLLATNPMLQGALLMQQPMRGNMRGLAMGSGLPFTSFLSEGTRQSLLGPAPIPQVGLFASGPNHSLTHFLNKDIRVRKRKKEQTGSAGGQLSSSSAEGLGERDDRTPNTEMQEAESAGQFFAKQQEPEMKKQKMNLSEEPVNIKIGQEAVQKSDNEMSTDVPQPVDISALEYRGGSTSIQVAEECCKESVTAEHVLGVGTSLKVTIQQSSESRAFSTGLEELAAATATGTPCGVGGQGEDSDRGAATDSHYCYICSNPYHNQQNFQNHMNGLEHQQRMMEIQQVSNACLVNLLPRVGDFVQGTHKAGGKKPARVQRWCATCQTHFTGDLLEHRRTKEHKLSKQSSRPFCTVCNRQFRTPRKFVEHMKSREHKRKLQEEGEPEVIEELITVDAVGCFEGEDDFEEETHEDEDSRGSQPGQRAVPQEHVGGYEAFDSETQYGSSFVVPVAGFLCRLCHKFFYFKSTARHFHCKSLIHFQNLQKYKALKNQELRCGGHREDEDMQPNSGGLP encoded by the exons ACCACCTCCACCTAGCATGATCTACCTCTGCCCAGTTCCCCGGGCCTCTCTCCTTGCCACCAACCCCATGCTGCAAGGGGCACTGCTCATGCAACAACCGATGCGAG gtaacatgCGAGGCTTGGCCATGGGTAGTGGGCTACCCTTTACTTCATTTTTGTCTGAGGGGACAAGGCAATCTCTCCTTGGACCGGCTCCTATTCCCCAAGTGGGATTGTTCGCATCAGGACCCAATCATTCCCTTACACACTTTTTAAACAAG GACATTCGTGttaggaagaggaagaaggaacAGACAGGAAGTGCTGGGGGCCAGCTGAGCTCCAGCAGTGCAGAGGGGCTAGGGGAGAGGGATGATAGGACTCCCAATACAG AGATGCAGGAAGCGGAATCAGCTGGACAATTCTTTGCAAAGCAACAGGAGCCTGAGATGAAGAAGCAGAAGATGAATTT GTCAGAAGAGCCTGTGAATATAAAAATTGGACAAGAGGCAGTCCAGAAGTCTGATAATGAAATGTCAACAGATGTACCTCAGCCTGTAG ATATCTCTGCTCTCGAGTACAGAGGAGGAAGCACTTCCATTCAAGTGGCGGAGGAATGTTGCAAAGAAAGTGTAACAGCTGAA CATGTTCTGGGGGTAGGCACATCCCTGAAAGTCACCATCCAGCAGAGCAGCGAGAGCCGGGCGTTCAGCACAGGCCTAGAGGAGTTGGCTGCAGCAACAGCCACGGGGACCCCCTGTGGTGTAGGGGGACAGGGTGAGGACAGTGACAGAGGAGCTGCGACTGACAGCCACTACTGCTACATCTGCAGCAACCCCTACCACAACCAGCAG AATTTCCAGAACCATATGAACGGATTGGAACATCAACAGCGTATGATGGAGATTCAGCAAGTGAGCAATGCCTGTCTGGTCAATCTATTACCACGGGTCGGCGACTTTGTACAGGGTACACACAAAGCCGG GGGCAAAAAGCCAGCAAGGGTGCAGCGCTGGTGTGCAACCTGCCAAACACACTTTACCGGCGACCTCCTCGAGCACCGGAGGACAAAGGAGCACAAG CTATCAAAGCAGTCCTCACGTCCCTTCTGCACCGTCTGCAATCGCCAGTTCAGGACGCCACGGAAGTTTGTGGAGCACATGAAGTCCCGAGAACACAAGCGGAAG CTCCAGGAGGAAGGAGAGCCAGAGGTCATTGAAGAACTCATCACTGTGGATGCAGTGGGATGTTTCGAGGGAGAAGATGACTTTGAGGAGGAGACCCACGAGGATGAGGATAGCAGG GGATCGCAGCCCGGTCAAAGAGCAGTCCCACAAGAGCATGTGGGGGGCTATGAAGCGTTTGATTCTGAAACACAATACG GTTCAAGCTTTGTTGTCCCAGTGGCTGGTTTTCTCTGCAGACTGTGCCATAAGTTCTTCTATTTCAAGTCCACGGCCAGGCACTTTCACTGCAAGTCCCTCATACACTTCCAGAACTTACAG AAGTACAAAGCCTTGAAGAATCAAGAGCTCCGCTGCGGAGGACACCGAGAAGACGAGGACATGCAGCCGAACAGTGGGGGACTCCCCTGA